The following are encoded in a window of Flavobacterium psychrotrophum genomic DNA:
- a CDS encoding ribonuclease Z: protein MKLQEKGHTVTIKDTQADAVVFLEKFSAEYNSFKDKNIILDLSGQEGLSLNGVLGFLALSDKHRKAKHSFVLVVKGFDIDEAPEELIIVPTVQEAHDVIEMEEIERDLGF from the coding sequence ATGAAATTACAAGAAAAAGGACATACCGTTACCATAAAAGATACCCAGGCAGATGCCGTGGTTTTTTTAGAAAAGTTCTCAGCAGAATATAATAGTTTCAAGGATAAGAATATTATTCTTGACCTTAGTGGGCAGGAAGGGCTTTCGCTTAATGGCGTTTTGGGTTTTCTGGCATTATCAGACAAACACAGAAAGGCAAAACACTCTTTTGTACTTGTGGTTAAGGGTTTTGATATCGACGAAGCACCGGAGGAACTGATTATTGTACCTACCGTACAGGAGGCACATGATGTTATTGAAATGGAAGAAATAGAGCGCGACCTGGGCTTTTAA
- the pyrR gene encoding bifunctional pyr operon transcriptional regulator/uracil phosphoribosyltransferase PyrR has product MSHKILLTSREVNIILHRLACQLIEKHLDFSNTVLIGIQPRGGFVARRIKEILEKEYDVPEVKLGNLDITFFRDDFRRGDKPLEANKTEIDFIVENKKVVFVDDVLYTGRSIRAALTAIQSFGRPSEIELMVLIDRRFSRHLPIQPDYRGRQVDAINDEKVRVSWQENEGEDSVYIL; this is encoded by the coding sequence ATGAGCCATAAAATATTGCTTACATCGCGCGAAGTCAATATCATCCTGCACCGTTTGGCCTGTCAGCTGATTGAAAAACACCTCGATTTTTCGAATACCGTACTTATTGGCATACAGCCAAGGGGCGGTTTTGTGGCACGCCGCATTAAAGAGATACTTGAAAAAGAATACGATGTACCCGAGGTAAAACTGGGTAATCTTGACATTACGTTTTTTCGGGACGATTTTCGCCGTGGCGATAAGCCGCTGGAGGCTAATAAAACAGAAATAGATTTTATTGTAGAAAACAAAAAAGTGGTTTTTGTTGATGATGTGCTGTATACCGGCCGCAGCATCAGGGCCGCGCTTACTGCCATACAATCATTCGGCCGCCCCAGCGAGATAGAGCTTATGGTGCTTATAGACCGCCGCTTTAGCCGCCACCTGCCTATACAGCCAGATTATCGTGGCCGACAGGTAGATGCCATTAACGATGAAAAGGTAAGGGTATCATGGCAGGAAAACGAGGGAGAAGATTCCGTTTACATTTTATAG
- a CDS encoding aspartate carbamoyltransferase catalytic subunit, producing the protein MKELSVNHLLGIKYITKNDIDLIFETADQFKEVINRPIKKVPSLRDITIANIFFENSTRTRLSFELAQKRLSADVISFSAAQSSVKKGETLIDTVNNILSMKVDMVVMRHEKPGAAHFLANNVNASIVNAGDGAHEHPTQALLDSFTIRERLGGVEGKKIVIVGDVLHSRVALSNIFALQMQGAEVKVCGPKTLIPRYIESLGVTVEPNLRKALEWADVANMLRVQNERLDVNYFPSTREYAQQYGVDKAFLDSLNKEVVIMHPGPINRGVEITSDVADSQQSVILDQVENGVAVRMAVIYLLASKIKQ; encoded by the coding sequence ATGAAAGAACTAAGCGTTAATCATTTATTAGGCATAAAGTATATCACTAAAAATGATATCGACCTTATTTTTGAAACGGCAGACCAGTTTAAAGAGGTAATAAACCGCCCCATTAAAAAAGTGCCTTCACTGCGGGATATTACCATTGCAAACATTTTTTTTGAAAACAGTACCCGCACGCGCCTGTCTTTTGAGCTCGCGCAAAAAAGGCTGAGTGCCGATGTTATAAGCTTTAGCGCAGCGCAATCGTCTGTTAAAAAAGGCGAAACACTTATAGATACCGTAAATAACATACTGAGCATGAAGGTAGATATGGTGGTAATGCGCCATGAAAAACCGGGTGCTGCACACTTTTTAGCCAATAACGTAAATGCAAGCATTGTAAATGCCGGTGATGGTGCCCATGAGCACCCTACGCAGGCATTGCTCGATTCGTTTACCATTCGCGAAAGGCTTGGTGGCGTAGAAGGTAAAAAAATAGTAATAGTAGGCGATGTGCTGCACAGCCGCGTAGCACTTAGTAACATATTTGCCCTGCAAATGCAGGGTGCCGAAGTTAAGGTTTGCGGCCCTAAAACGCTTATACCACGCTATATTGAATCGTTGGGTGTAACGGTAGAACCTAACCTGCGCAAGGCTTTAGAATGGGCAGATGTAGCTAATATGCTGCGTGTACAAAACGAAAGGCTTGATGTAAACTACTTTCCGTCTACGCGAGAATATGCACAGCAGTATGGTGTTGACAAAGCATTTCTTGATTCGTTAAATAAAGAAGTTGTTATTATGCACCCCGGCCCAATAAACCGTGGGGTAGAAATAACCAGCGATGTGGCAGATTCGCAACAATCTGTAATATTAGACCAGGTAGAGAACGGAGTAGCCGTAAGGATGGCGGTTATCTATTTATTGGCAAGTAAAATTAAACAGTAA
- a CDS encoding thermonuclease family protein: MVTVTSTGRDRYGRVVGTITTQDGTNVNEELVKAGFAWHYKQYSNNEQIGVFENRAREQHLGLWADKNPTAPWEYRRNRRKK, encoded by the coding sequence ATAGTTACCGTAACCAGCACCGGTCGCGACCGTTATGGCAGGGTAGTGGGTACCATTACCACACAGGATGGCACTAATGTAAACGAAGAGCTTGTAAAAGCAGGTTTTGCCTGGCATTATAAGCAGTACAGTAACAATGAGCAGATAGGTGTATTCGAAAACCGTGCCCGCGAACAGCACCTTGGCCTATGGGCAGATAAAAATCCTACTGCCCCCTGGGAGTATCGCCGCAACAGGCGAAAGAAGTAA
- a CDS encoding type B 50S ribosomal protein L31, which produces MKKGIHPENYRLVAFKDMSNDEVFITKSTADTKETITHEGVEYPVVKMEISRTSHPFYTGKSKLIDTAGRIDKFKNKYSKFAKETKTTEE; this is translated from the coding sequence ATGAAAAAAGGTATTCACCCGGAAAATTACAGATTAGTTGCTTTTAAAGACATGTCTAACGACGAAGTTTTTATCACTAAATCTACAGCAGACACTAAAGAAACAATTACTCACGAAGGTGTTGAATACCCGGTAGTGAAAATGGAGATCTCTCGTACTTCTCACCCTTTCTATACAGGTAAATCTAAACTTATTGATACTGCAGGACGTATCGACAAGTTCAAAAACAAATACTCTAAATTTGCTAAAGAAACTAAAACTACTGAAGAGTAA
- a CDS encoding PepSY-like domain-containing protein, translating into MKAISGTLKTLAVAVLSFSCFACNAQKRNITVKELPATAQSFIKTNFPNQATSYIIEDKDLKGTEYEVRFTGGAEVEFDGQGNWKEIDANHSLMPAGVLPKNIAAYIVQNYKGQQVEKIEKKHRGYKVEFVNDLELEFDGNGNFLRIDD; encoded by the coding sequence ATGAAAGCAATATCCGGAACATTAAAAACATTAGCTGTAGCTGTATTATCTTTTAGCTGTTTTGCCTGCAATGCGCAAAAAAGAAACATTACAGTTAAAGAACTACCTGCAACGGCACAAAGTTTTATTAAAACAAATTTCCCTAATCAGGCTACGTCCTATATCATAGAAGATAAAGACCTTAAGGGTACAGAATATGAAGTGCGATTTACAGGTGGTGCCGAAGTAGAATTTGATGGGCAGGGCAACTGGAAGGAGATAGATGCTAATCATAGCCTTATGCCTGCCGGAGTACTGCCTAAAAATATTGCTGCTTATATAGTCCAGAATTATAAAGGCCAGCAAGTTGAGAAAATTGAGAAAAAACACCGGGGCTATAAAGTAGAATTTGTAAACGACCTGGAACTGGAGTTTGACGGCAACGGCAATTTTTTAAGGATAGACGACTAA
- a CDS encoding thermonuclease family protein: MARRKNKPKFGIVTALFLIAFIAIYNYNRFDTPEPAKPEAPGHEQRHSKKSRKKAPLRNLTTFTGKVTGIKDGDTFEVLCDSVPERVRLAEIDCPEKSQAFGNNPNSMRLTFALVK; the protein is encoded by the coding sequence ATGGCACGCAGAAAGAATAAGCCTAAGTTTGGTATTGTAACGGCACTGTTTCTAATTGCTTTTATAGCGATATACAATTATAATCGTTTTGATACTCCAGAGCCTGCAAAGCCCGAAGCACCTGGGCATGAACAAAGGCATTCTAAAAAAAGCAGGAAAAAGGCGCCATTGCGCAATCTTACCACCTTTACCGGAAAAGTAACAGGTATTAAAGATGGCGATACTTTTGAAGTACTGTGTGACAGCGTACCCGAAAGGGTAAGGCTTGCGGAGATAGACTGCCCTGAAAAATCTCAGGCTTTTGGTAATAATCCAAACAGTATGCGTCTGACCTTTGCTTTGGTAAAATAG
- a CDS encoding glycosyltransferase family 2 protein: MNLSIIIPLLNEEESLPELHRWIVSIMVQNHYSYEILFIDDGSTDNSWSIIQKLGIADPNVKGIRFMRNYGKSQALHAGFARAQGDVIITMDADLQDSPDEIPGLFNMVTAGGFDLVSGWKKKRYDNVVMKNLPSKLFNWAARKTSGVVLHDFNCGLKAYKNVVVKNVEVSGEMHRYIPVLAKNAGFGKIGEKIVIHQARRYGNSKFGMNRFVNGFLDLITIWFLSRFGKRPMHFFGAMGVVMFLIGLFSATYIGFLKLYKLYNHERTILVTDNPWFFIALATMIIGTQLFLAGFLGEIILRTKNNEDRYKISETL; encoded by the coding sequence ATGAATTTATCTATAATTATCCCTCTTCTTAACGAAGAAGAATCGCTTCCTGAACTACACCGCTGGATTGTTAGCATAATGGTACAAAACCATTACAGCTATGAAATATTGTTTATAGACGACGGCAGTACAGACAATTCATGGAGCATTATACAAAAACTTGGTATAGCTGACCCTAATGTAAAAGGGATTCGTTTTATGCGGAATTATGGTAAAAGCCAGGCGCTGCACGCCGGTTTTGCCCGTGCACAGGGCGATGTTATTATTACCATGGATGCAGACCTGCAGGACAGCCCGGACGAAATACCCGGTTTGTTTAACATGGTTACGGCTGGTGGTTTTGATCTGGTTAGCGGCTGGAAAAAGAAACGCTACGATAACGTAGTGATGAAAAACCTGCCCAGCAAACTTTTTAACTGGGCGGCCAGAAAAACATCGGGCGTAGTGCTGCACGACTTTAACTGCGGGCTAAAGGCCTATAAAAATGTTGTAGTAAAAAACGTAGAAGTATCTGGCGAAATGCACCGCTATATACCTGTACTGGCTAAAAATGCCGGTTTTGGTAAAATTGGAGAAAAGATAGTAATACACCAGGCACGCAGGTATGGCAATTCTAAATTTGGCATGAACCGTTTTGTAAATGGCTTCTTAGACCTTATAACAATATGGTTTTTGTCGCGCTTTGGTAAACGCCCCATGCACTTTTTTGGTGCCATGGGTGTTGTAATGTTTTTAATAGGGTTGTTTTCGGCAACATATATTGGTTTTTTAAAGCTTTATAAGTTATACAACCATGAAAGAACTATACTGGTTACAGATAATCCGTGGTTCTTTATAGCATTGGCAACAATGATAATCGGCACACAACTTTTCCTTGCAGGCTTTTTAGGCGAAATAATTCTTCGTACAAAAAACAACGAAGACCGCTATAAAATCAGCGAAACTTTATAA
- a CDS encoding T9SS type B sorting domain-containing protein, with amino-acid sequence MKKLLTTIILLCGLFLNAQEICDNGIDDDGDGLVDVNDPDCPCQSGTSISSLIPNGSFENYSQCPDSYSQLNYCNGWVQATAPTTDYFNTCGFLVNSINDAALLPFPDGQGCTGAIFQTGYREYLGSCLPQPLVSGTDYHLSFYVASTSNDNYGDICGNNVIKHGPVELTLYGRNTCPQFPLDVWQNPNMHDAAWKVLGKVYYDPKSKWQNVTISFKPEENVNAIILGAPEFLDESYQDVCVPYFFFDKLVLNEAFLFGAHITQTGNYCDNTMQLHAVLDAQVIGNVQYQWYKDGIALLNETNAFLNIAAVTGNYASYKVKVNIDTNCYISTPYMVSQTILPPVAQRINPDCINDGTITITSPAAYYSFDDGLTWVTNPVKTGLRPGFHLLRIKTTAGCISDATGIYLSRPVLSAQPNYIYNQISCTSPGSIVITTPGSQYSFDDGVTWQSSNTLTAPVPFGVYMLCVKDSSGCRNEAIQVYAWTNANPAAEPQFSVAQPISCTTPNGIITITTPADEYSFDSGTTWSTSNTSAPLPQGIYNLSVRGTDRCMSSISVATINPPPNAPAAPTAVVTDPTCSLATGGITITSTAASYSFDNGITWTPVNSKFNLPPGDYSIKVKSAQDCISAATLVTISSLTGTPPPPSFSVVQPNCFSPTGIITITTTAPQYSFDNGLTWVTTNTSPPLAVGSYNILIKNAAGCPSSSVAVSITPDIVAPPVVQDITYCKDVTASALTANGSNLLWYDQPTGGVGMLTAPTPQTTIPGIYKFYVTSTTNCESARAVINVTVIDVLLPPVVDDISYCQDSATLPLTAIGTNLLWYTNATGGMPNTTAPTPSSAISGTYIYFVSQSAYGCESNRTPLVVTIIATPDIPVTEQYISHKHNTTVLPLTAEGTSLKWYDKDLNLLPNAPTPSTKKIGITYYYVNQTVDGCESELVKITVEIVHNYIKITYPRYFTPNGDSHNEKWNINHPENGVKATVFIFDRYGKIITQLFAPGNGWDGTLNGNPLPATDYWFKVIYSEYGEEKTMSSHFSLIR; translated from the coding sequence ATGAAAAAATTACTTACAACCATTATACTTTTGTGCGGGCTGTTCTTAAATGCACAGGAAATATGCGACAACGGCATAGATGACGATGGCGACGGACTAGTTGATGTTAACGACCCGGATTGTCCCTGCCAGTCAGGTACATCAATATCATCCCTGATACCGAATGGTTCTTTTGAAAATTATTCGCAATGTCCTGACAGCTATTCTCAACTGAATTATTGTAACGGATGGGTACAGGCTACTGCACCAACCACAGACTATTTTAATACCTGCGGGTTTTTAGTAAACAGCATTAACGATGCAGCGCTGCTTCCTTTTCCTGACGGCCAGGGTTGTACAGGTGCTATTTTTCAGACTGGTTATAGAGAATACCTGGGCAGTTGCCTGCCACAACCCTTAGTAAGCGGCACCGATTATCATCTTTCATTTTATGTAGCCTCGACCAGTAATGATAACTATGGTGATATCTGTGGCAATAATGTTATTAAGCACGGCCCGGTAGAACTTACACTTTATGGAAGGAATACCTGCCCGCAATTTCCTCTTGATGTCTGGCAAAATCCTAACATGCATGATGCAGCCTGGAAGGTATTAGGTAAAGTATATTATGACCCTAAAAGTAAATGGCAAAACGTAACTATTAGTTTTAAACCTGAAGAAAATGTAAATGCGATTATACTGGGTGCTCCGGAATTTTTGGACGAATCTTACCAGGATGTATGTGTTCCTTATTTCTTCTTTGATAAGCTTGTACTGAATGAGGCGTTCCTGTTTGGCGCCCATATTACACAAACAGGAAATTATTGCGACAACACTATGCAGTTACACGCAGTATTAGATGCACAGGTTATAGGTAATGTGCAGTACCAATGGTATAAAGATGGCATAGCACTGCTTAACGAAACCAACGCTTTTTTAAACATTGCGGCAGTTACCGGAAATTATGCCTCTTACAAGGTTAAAGTAAACATTGACACTAATTGCTACATAAGCACGCCCTATATGGTTTCTCAAACTATATTACCACCTGTGGCGCAGCGTATAAACCCTGATTGTATTAACGATGGTACAATTACAATTACAAGTCCTGCTGCTTACTACAGCTTTGATGACGGGCTTACATGGGTAACAAATCCTGTAAAAACAGGCCTGAGGCCGGGATTTCATCTTTTAAGGATAAAAACAACTGCCGGATGTATATCTGATGCTACTGGCATATACTTATCACGGCCGGTATTATCGGCACAGCCTAATTATATTTATAACCAGATAAGCTGTACTTCTCCCGGAAGTATTGTTATTACAACACCCGGCAGCCAGTATAGTTTTGATGATGGTGTAACATGGCAAAGCTCTAATACCCTAACCGCCCCGGTTCCTTTTGGCGTATATATGTTATGCGTTAAAGATAGCTCAGGATGCAGGAACGAAGCTATTCAGGTATATGCGTGGACAAATGCCAATCCTGCCGCAGAGCCACAGTTTAGTGTTGCGCAGCCCATTTCATGCACGACACCAAACGGAATTATTACTATTACTACACCCGCTGACGAATATAGTTTTGATAGTGGCACTACATGGAGTACCTCTAATACATCTGCCCCTTTGCCGCAGGGTATTTACAATTTATCTGTAAGAGGTACAGACAGGTGTATGTCATCAATATCTGTAGCTACAATAAATCCTCCGCCTAATGCTCCGGCTGCGCCCACAGCTGTAGTTACAGACCCTACCTGCAGCCTGGCTACTGGTGGCATAACAATTACAAGTACTGCTGCATCTTACAGTTTTGACAACGGTATAACCTGGACGCCTGTAAACAGTAAGTTTAATTTACCTCCGGGAGATTATTCTATAAAAGTAAAAAGCGCGCAGGACTGTATTTCTGCGGCTACACTTGTAACCATCAGCAGTCTTACCGGTACGCCGCCGCCGCCGTCATTTTCGGTAGTACAGCCCAATTGTTTTTCTCCTACAGGAATAATAACCATTACCACAACGGCACCACAATACAGTTTTGACAATGGCCTTACATGGGTAACTACAAATACATCTCCCCCCCTGGCCGTGGGTAGCTACAATATACTTATTAAAAATGCGGCAGGTTGCCCATCTTCATCCGTAGCAGTAAGCATAACTCCGGATATTGTTGCACCACCTGTAGTACAAGACATTACTTATTGCAAAGATGTTACGGCATCAGCATTAACCGCCAACGGAAGCAACCTGCTATGGTATGACCAGCCTACGGGTGGCGTGGGAATGTTAACTGCCCCAACGCCACAAACAACAATACCCGGCATTTATAAATTTTATGTAACATCTACTACTAATTGCGAAAGCGCCCGGGCGGTAATTAATGTTACTGTTATTGATGTACTGCTTCCGCCCGTGGTTGATGATATAAGCTATTGCCAGGATAGCGCCACCCTGCCTTTAACCGCAATAGGGACTAATTTATTATGGTACACTAATGCCACTGGCGGCATGCCAAATACTACTGCTCCAACACCCTCATCTGCAATTTCTGGCACTTACATTTACTTTGTAAGTCAGTCTGCCTATGGTTGCGAAAGCAACAGGACACCGCTTGTTGTAACTATAATTGCAACTCCCGATATACCTGTAACAGAACAATATATTAGCCATAAACACAACACTACAGTATTGCCGCTAACAGCAGAGGGTACATCTTTAAAATGGTATGACAAAGATTTAAACCTTTTGCCAAACGCTCCCACCCCATCTACTAAAAAAATTGGCATTACTTACTATTATGTAAATCAAACTGTAGATGGTTGCGAAAGCGAACTGGTAAAAATAACGGTCGAAATAGTACACAATTATATTAAAATAACTTATCCACGATATTTTACTCCCAATGGCGACTCCCACAATGAGAAATGGAATATTAACCATCCTGAAAACGGTGTAAAAGCAACCGTTTTTATATTTGACCGTTATGGTAAAATCATCACACAGCTGTTTGCCCCCGGAAACGGATGGGATGGAACTCTAAATGGCAACCCGCTACCTGCAACAGATTATTGGTTTAAAGTAATTTATAGCGAATATGGAGAAGAAAAAACAATGTCATCGCATTTTAGCCTGATAAGATAA
- a CDS encoding DUF4199 domain-containing protein, translated as MNENTPAVNTVSPVKAALNYGVIFGALLIIEFVTMYLLDINPQEQGTIAVVNALVNYIVLPFTFIILACNTYKKLNGGFISYGQALKIGVIVTVIASIVLGIFNIIFNLILPEIQVEMIQKAKENMVKQNPNMTSEQLEAGLQVAEVFMKPYVLLPLSILMYAFIGLINSLIIGAIVKKENPGGF; from the coding sequence ATGAATGAAAATACTCCTGCAGTAAACACTGTATCTCCTGTAAAAGCAGCCCTTAACTATGGCGTTATATTTGGTGCTTTGCTTATTATTGAGTTTGTAACCATGTACCTGTTAGATATAAACCCACAGGAACAGGGCACTATAGCTGTTGTAAACGCATTAGTAAACTATATAGTATTACCGTTTACATTTATAATTCTTGCATGTAACACTTACAAAAAACTTAATGGCGGTTTTATTTCATACGGGCAGGCATTAAAAATAGGAGTTATTGTTACTGTTATTGCGTCTATTGTTTTAGGCATATTTAATATTATATTTAATCTTATATTACCGGAGATACAGGTAGAAATGATACAAAAGGCAAAAGAGAACATGGTAAAACAAAACCCTAACATGACCTCTGAACAATTAGAGGCAGGGCTACAGGTAGCTGAAGTTTTCATGAAGCCTTATGTTTTATTACCACTTTCTATTTTAATGTATGCATTTATAGGACTTATAAATTCGCTTATAATTGGCGCTATTGTTAAAAAAGAAAACCCGGGCGGATTTTAA
- a CDS encoding GlmU family protein → MNYILFDGPVRNALLPLTFTRPVADIRVGILTIREKWEKYLGYTTTTVTEEYLMDKYPMVEMEQNVLINSAYLPNEVLAEMVMALEENQAIFNGDEVIAFYTNDTQEEVDFDAYDIIEYEEEVLKIEYVWDIFQKNDAAIREDFELLTEGRTSQPIPASVNTIAPHNIFIEEGARLEYVTLNASTGPIYIGKNTEIMEASVIRGPFALCEGAVVKLATKVYGATTVGPECRIGGEVSNSVLFGYSNKGHDGFLGNSVLGEWCNLGADTNNSNLKNNYEEVKLWNYEKGSFVKTGLQFCGLIMGDHSKSGINTMFNTGTVVGVCANIFGSGFPRNFVPSFSWGGAAGMATYDVKKAFETARIVMSRRNVEFTEQDEAILAEVYQQTEKLRNI, encoded by the coding sequence ATGAACTATATCCTCTTTGACGGCCCTGTGCGCAACGCCTTGCTACCACTTACCTTTACACGCCCTGTGGCAGATATTCGCGTGGGGATACTTACCATTCGTGAGAAATGGGAAAAATATTTAGGTTATACTACAACAACCGTTACCGAAGAATACCTTATGGATAAATATCCAATGGTAGAAATGGAGCAAAACGTGCTTATAAACAGTGCTTACCTGCCTAATGAGGTACTTGCCGAAATGGTTATGGCGTTAGAGGAAAACCAGGCTATTTTTAACGGAGATGAAGTTATAGCCTTTTATACTAATGATACGCAGGAAGAGGTAGACTTTGATGCGTATGACATTATAGAATATGAAGAAGAGGTGCTTAAGATAGAGTATGTTTGGGACATTTTTCAAAAGAATGACGCAGCCATTCGCGAAGACTTTGAGCTCCTTACCGAAGGGCGTACATCGCAGCCCATACCTGCAAGCGTAAATACTATAGCACCGCACAATATTTTTATTGAAGAAGGTGCCAGGCTGGAGTATGTAACCCTTAATGCTTCGACAGGACCTATATACATAGGCAAAAATACTGAGATCATGGAAGCTTCGGTTATTCGCGGGCCCTTTGCATTGTGCGAAGGTGCGGTGGTAAAGCTGGCGACTAAAGTATATGGTGCAACTACTGTAGGCCCTGAATGCCGCATAGGTGGCGAGGTAAGCAACTCGGTATTATTTGGCTACAGCAACAAGGGGCATGATGGGTTCTTAGGGAACTCTGTACTTGGAGAATGGTGCAACCTTGGTGCTGATACTAACAATTCTAACCTTAAAAATAATTATGAAGAGGTAAAGCTGTGGAACTATGAAAAGGGCAGTTTTGTAAAAACCGGACTTCAGTTTTGTGGCCTTATTATGGGCGACCATAGTAAGAGCGGCATTAACACCATGTTTAATACCGGTACAGTTGTAGGGGTTTGCGCCAATATTTTTGGCAGTGGCTTTCCCCGAAATTTTGTACCCAGCTTTTCTTGGGGTGGTGCAGCCGGAATGGCTACCTACGATGTTAAAAAAGCATTTGAAACAGCACGCATTGTTATGAGCCGACGCAATGTTGAATTTACAGAGCAGGATGAAGCCATACTTGCCGAAGTGTACCAGCAAACCGAAAAGCTGCGTAATATTTAA